The Methylocella tundrae genome contains the following window.
ACGCCTGGGGCCTCGGCATCGCGGATCTTCTGTCGCGCCTGCGTCTTGCGCCCTGCGTCGAAATCGGCGCGCCGGACGACGCCCTGATGCGCGCTGTTCTCGTCAAGCTTCTCATCGACCGGCAACTCGTCGTCGACATCCGCGTCGTCGATTATGCGGCCCTGCATCTCGAGCGCTCACTCGACGCCGCGCGCATCTTCATCGAAGCGCTGGACCGGGAGGCGCTGGCTCGCAAATCCCGGATTACGCGGCAGATGGCGGCAGATGTGCTGCGCGCACTTTTGAAGGCCGACGCCGACGATCTCACCGCGATCGATGAAAAAGGATGACGTCTTGGCTCTCCAGTCGGCTGCGCCACGCGCGGGGGCGCTCGTGAGTTCATTTATCCGTCGCTTCAAGCGTTGCGCGCGGCGAAGCCTTTATCTATAAGGGCCGCAGTCGGAGTGTAGCGCAGCCCGGTTAGCGCACTAGTCTGGGGGACTAGGGGTCGTGGGTTCGAATCCCGCCACTCCGACCATCTATCTGCCTGATCTATAATTCATTTCAGTTCTATACGAGGTCGTGAAAAAGCGGTCGACAATAGAACATAAAGGCATCAAACGCATAGGTTGGAGCAGAAAGTCCCGAAGAAAGTCCCGAAGTTGTTCATGTTTCGGACGTTCCCAGCCGGCGCCTGCTCGCCGCCTCCATTCCCGCCAGGACTTCCTCATCCAAGACGTGCGCATATTTTGTCGTCGTCTCGATCTTCGAGTGATGCAACGCTTTTTGCACGAGCTTGAGGTTCTTGGTCTCGCGCAGCAGTTTGGTGGCGAAATCATGCCTCAAATCGTGAAAGCGAAGATCCGCGGGGATGCTCGGGCCGCCGCCCCGATTCTTTGCGCGTCGCCACATCGTCTTTAAGCCCGACGCCGTGATCGGTTTCCGCGCGCCCCTGGCATGGCCTTCCTTGCCCGGCTTGGCGCGCGCCGCCGCATAGGTGAAGACATAGTCGGTCGGATTGGCCATCTCCGACATAAGAATCGCGCGCATCTCAAACGTGATGGGATGGTCGATCAGCTTGCCGCCCTTGCCGATCGTCCTGATTCGACCGCCGGCCAGGTCCACGCTGTCTTTTCTCAAAAGGCATTCCGACAATCTGAGGCCGGCCGCCCGCGCAAAGCAGACCAGCGGCAAGAAATCGCGTCTGACAGCTTCGCGAACCGCACCTTCCTCCGCCGCGCGCACCTCGCGGACACGCTCGGTCGGCTCTTTGAGCAAGTGCTTCCGCCAATCCGGCTCGTTCTTGAGGGGGATGCGCCAGACGCGCGCCGCCCGATTGAACAGCTTCTGCAAGGGCTCAATGGTCGAGCGATTGACTGTCGCCGCGGCGATCGTCGGGGGCGCGATGCGCCTTTTAGGATTCTGTGGATCGCGAACCAGCTTGCGGCCGCGCACGGTTTGAGCGCGCCGCCAGGCGACGAGCTTTGCAACGTCGTCGTCCGAAATCTGGTCCAGCCGCATCGCGTTGCCGAAGTAATTGCAAAGCCGGTTGAGATTGGTGAGGGTCGTTTCGGCGCCGGAATGGTGCTGGCCGACCTCAGTCCAGTAGCGCTGCGCCGCGACGCCCATCATCAGCGGACCGCCGGCGACAGACTCTTGCGCCTTGAGCGCGGCCTTCGCCTTCTCTTTTTGGTCTTTTTCTACCGCTTCCGCTTCTCTTCGCGAAGTTTGGCCCGTAGAGCCTGAAAATCGAACACGTCGGAACTGGAAGTCAAATTGGTAGACCGCCGAGTTTTTCGGCTTGTAGACTGACACGACCGCCCTCCGAATTCCTTGCGCTCGCGCTTGAAAGCTTCAATGTCGGCCGGATCGAAAGCATAATGCTTACGCATCTTGCCGCGACCCGTTAAAATACGGGGCAGCGTGCCATCCTTGACATGCTCTTGCAACATCCTTGGCGAAATGCAGAGGATTCGCGCGACATCCTTAGCCCGCAGCAGCTGGCCATCGTTGGCGGATTCATCCATGGCCGCCTCCGTTGGCCCAGATGACCTCGAAATTGCGCTTGAACGCCGCCGCGGCCTCGGCGCTTTCGAGGATGATGAGGTCATTATCCTGGCGTTTGAGGCCCGAGGCCGAGAAATTTGCGGCTCCCGAGCGGAGCACGCGGCCGTCGACCGTGTAGCTTTTGAGATGCATCAGTGGAGTTGACGCCGATTTTACCCGGATCTCGACGCCTGGCGTGATTTTCAGATCCTGAAGCGCCTCATAGGGTTTTCCGTAATCACGGATCTGATCCTCGTACAGATAGATGCGCAGGGCGACGCCACGATCGGCGGCGCGGGTCAGCGCTTCTATGACCGCGACGTCGCTCAGGACATAGGCAGCCATGTCGATCGAGACTTTGGCTTCATTGATCAGCGCGACGTCGATTCGCTCGAGGTTCTCGGCCGGCGCGTAATGGACGATTGGCGCTGGATCAGCCTTGGCCTGCCATAGAGCGGGGACGCCTCGGAAAAGCGCCGCGTCGAGCACTGTGCCGACCAGCAGGATGGCGACGAACTTGCGGCTGGTCATTGCGATGCTCCCGGAAACTCATTGTGCTCGCGGCCGTCGAGGAGGCGGCTGGCGGCCCTCTTGCCGACGCGGCGCATCACATGAAACCGATCGCCGTGGAAGCCGCAGCCTCCATCACGATTCAGCCATTTGGACTTGCCATGGTTTACGTAATCGTAGGTATAGTCAGCGCGCCAATCGGGGTCGTCGTGATCACGATCTAGGCTCGTCTCCCACTCGCCCCATTGTTTGAAAAAGAAGGGAACGCCGGCGGCGGCGCATTGATCGCGGATCGCCCGCGCCCAATCGGGATGCATGGGCCTCGCGTTCGGGCCGCTCTCGCCGCCGCAGATGACCCAATCAAGGCCACGCTTGCATCGTTCGTCATGATGGTGATGCAGTTGGCGCGGGCACTCCGGTGTACCGATTCCTCGGTGCATCCCGTCACATCCGCGCTGGCCGCCGATCCATAATGTACCGCCTAATGTCGAATCGAGATCGATCGGCCCGAGCATCGGCTCAATCGAAACAAACCGCACCGCCGCTGGCGTCGCGCGCAGATCTGGAATCCGCGCGTTGGCGTTCTTTTGATCCTCGGCGGAGACGCCAAGCCAACAATTCTTGATCGGCCATTCGGCTGGGGTCTCCGGCAACCATTCGGCTCCGGTGATGGCCAACGCCGCTTCGTAGATCCGTTCGGAGCCTGGCGCGGGCGGCCCGCGCTTGCACCACGTCTCGTGGACTTCCGAGATATACGCCCGCATCCGCGCGCTGCGCTTCGTGAGCACCTGAAAAGTATGCTGCGGGCAAAGCGCCATAATCGCGAAGATGCGGTCGATCCATTCGTCTTTCACGAAATCGGCGAAGATATCCGTCATCGAGCAGACGAAGATCCTTCGCGGCTTTTTCCAGCGCAGTGGTTGGAGCAATATTCGCTCGTCGAGAAACAGATCAACTATGCTCAGATTGCCCGGCTTGAACGCAAGGCCACTCCCGAGACGAAGGTTCATTCTTTCGCTGTAGCAATTGCGGCAGCCTTCGCTGACATGCTCGCAATGCCATCCATCGCCGTCTTGGCTAGACGCCCGAATAGGCGTCCAACTGGCGTCGGTCCATTCGATCTTGCTCTTATCGCCCATCAGACTAATCCTTTGTCGATCGCGAGGCGCTCGGGCATCGTGACTGTGGCGACATCGGGGCTTGTAATCTCGAACTCGACGGCTGCCTTTGGAAGCCAAACGGCTTTCTCTCGGTCGCCATCGTCCGAGACGAGAATGGCGCCTTCGTTCTTCATTCCAGGCTTCGTCTCATGATGGATCACAAGCGCGAGGTCGATGATGTCTGAGCGGGCGGTCATGATCGCCATTCCTTTCACGCTGCGAGATTGGCCTCGTCGAGACTGACGCCTTCATAATAGCCGAGCCAGTTGAGGCGCTTGAGCAGGCGAACCGCCTGCTTTTCGGCGGAGCGGTTCAGCGCCGGCTCATTGGCCGCCGGCTGCAACGCCGGCATGATCAGATCCATGCCGCGCGCCATGGCGCCGCCGGCGTGCAGGACGAGGTAATCCTGCGCCACGATCCTTTGCAGCGCGTAGAACCATACAAGGCCGGCCTTGGCGACCAGCGCGCCTTCCTGCCGGTGCTGGCGCATCACATCCTCGAAGAGACGTTCGGCGCGGCGCTCGAGGCTTCGGCGCTTGGCCGGCAGCAGATCGGCGAACGGCTCCTCGGCGGCTTGCGCGAAAAGGTCGATCGCTTCCCGCGCCTCCGGCCGTGTCGGATCATCGACGCCGGACGTCATGACGTCGAACATTACAAGGGCGGGGAGGGCGAGCTCTACGCGGGCTTTGTCGGTCAGGCGCATGGCGGTCTCGGTTAGAATGGAATTTCGTCATTGATCGCTTCCGAGATCGATTTGTCGGCCTCGGTCCGCGTCGATGTGGTTCCGTAGGCGTCCGCGTCTTCGGCTGGCGGCGGCCTGTTAGATTGGCTCGTCAGCATCTGCAGCTCGCCACGGAAGCGTTCGAGCACGATCTCCGTCGCGCGGCGCTTGATCCCGTCCTTGCCGTCATATTCCCGCGTGCGGATCTTGCCCTCGAGATAGACGAGCGAGCCTTTCTTCAGATATTGCTCGACCACCTTGCAGATGTTCTCATCGAACACGACGACATTGTGCCATTCGGTCCTGTCCTTGCGCTCGCCCGTCGCCTTGTCGCGCCAGCTTTCGCTGGTCGCGAGCGAGAATGTGGCGATCTGATCCCCGGCCCTGTTGTGCCGGATGTCCGGATTGCGGCCTAAATGGCCGATGAGAATCGCCTTGTTGACGCCCGTCATTGGATCAATTTCTTAGTCATGGGCCTTACCTTTCGCTTTGGTCTGTTGAGCGAAGCAACTCTGCTTAAATGGAGCGCAACGTTTTGCGCCCTAATGATCGCCGCCGCAGCCGACAGAAGCCGCATTGAAGTGACAATGTTCCCATTTTCGCGCTCGTCACATGAAAGCATGATCAAATGAGAGAAATCGCTTGAGGCTGTATAATTTAATCCTGCCTTGCGGGCCGCTCTAAGCTCTCTGGCTGCCGTTTCCTCCGGCGGTTGCCAAAATGGCCGACGTACAATTTTCAACCTCGGCCGGAATCGAGAATAAACAGCAGGCATTTCATTTACTCCACCTTGGCCTTGTTGTGCCGGACGTCCGGATTGCGGCCTAAATGGCCGATGAGAATCGCCTTGTTTACGTCGCCCGCCACGCCTCACAGCGATGCGCGCTGGCGGAAAGGGGAGCCGGCGGCATGGCTTCCTCGAGCTCTTCCTCGAGCACGCGCAGGCGCTTCAGGAGCTCCGCGCGCTCCTTGCCGAGCTGGTAGCGGAGGGGGTCGGACATTTCCTCGCTCGCCAACCGCGCCTCGATCTGCACGATGCGCCCGTGCAGAGTGTGGGCCTGGCGGATTGGATCATCCTGCGGCCATTCGCCGGCCTCATATCTGGCGCGCTTCCATTCATCCCGGATTTCCTGCTGCCGTTCGGGAGACAGAAACTCGAAGATGGCGAGCGCCTCGCTCTTGCGCCGCACCGCTGGCCCCTGCGACGGCGCGGGCCACATCCCGAGCCGCAACAGGACCGGGAAGATGAAGGCGGCGAACATGACGACAGCTATTGCGGCCGTCAGCAAATGTGCAATCGGCATGGCTTTGGGCTCCTCGATTTAGAGTCGGGCGGAAGGCTCTATTGCTCTGGCGCGCCTTCGAATGTCGGGAGTCCGGTCAACGCCGCGGCGGTCGCAAGATCGTCCTGCACCTGGCAGCGCAGCCAATATTCCGGGCGATAGAGCGCATAGGACCATTTGATCTCGCCGCCGCCGCTGCGGTAGCGCAGCCGGGCCGGAATGCGGACAGGATCGCCATCAACGAAGGCGCGGACCGAAACCATGAAGATGCCGGGAATATCAACGGGCTCGCCCTTGGCGTCGGAGTGCTGCGTATCGAACACAACCGTCCGCTCGCCGGTCTGAAGACGCTCGGTGCGCTTGATTTTCTGGCCGACATAGATTTCGAGATTGCGCGAAAGGTTGATGACCTCGATCGGCGCGGCGAAACGCTCTTTGAACAGCAGCTCATATTCTGTCCGCTCGGCGTCCAACGGAGCGGCGAGCTCGGCGGCGTGCTCCTCGAGGAAGAGCGCGAAGATGCCTTGCTCCATCGCGAAGCCGTTACCCTTCATCCAGGTCTTGAATTCATCCGTGAGCGGGAAGGCGTAATTGATGCGGTGGCGGCCAAAACGCGCTGTCTTGTCGGTTTGGTGATAGTCGATAAGCGCGGTAAGGCTGGGATCGGGCCAGCTCGTTTTCGCGAAGATCGCGGAGTGCTCGTCCTTGTGGCGATTGACGAGATCGCAGAAGCTGGCCAGCGTGGTGACCTCGGCGGTTCCCGCGCGCCGCTGTGGCGCCGTGCGGTGTGCGGCGAAGAAGCTATCCAGCGGGACGATTTCCGGCTTCTCGCCATATTTGATCAGCGCGGGGACTTTTGACGGGATGCCGACGCTGCCTTCGGGCGCAGGCAATTCGACCAGCTCGACCTCGCGGCTCTCGCGCGCGAGTTCGGTCAGCCGATCCAGCACGTCCCGCCGGGAGACGAGGAGCGCCGCCTCGGCAGACGGCGTCAACAGCGCCTCGCCTTGGGCGTGTTGGATCGGCGTGGCCGGAGTCTCTTTTTTCTCAACCATGGTATTCTCCTTAATGAGGGATTAGCCGGCGTCGCGATCGCGCTCAGTGACGCGGGGCCCGGCGAACATGTCGATCTGGCTTGGGTGCTGAACGGAAAGCGCGCCTTCATGCGTCCAGAACGGCGTGCCGGAGAAAGCCTTTTCTTCCGGCAATTTCGATTTGATCGACGGTTTGATTTCGAGACGGCCACTGTCGTAATGCACCGTCACGGCGAGGTTGATGGTGACCGTTCCTTTTTGGTCCGGCAGCGCCTCAAGCGTCTCGATCGCTTTTTCAAGATGCTCATCGCATTTCTCGATGAAGCGGCCGCGATTGAGGAGTTCAAGCATGCTGACGAAGCGGCGGATGACAGGTGATGACATTGGCTCAGGCTCCAATCGATGCGTTTGCGAGCGCCGGCAAATAGGCGCGGAACAGCGCGTAAAGCTCATCGGCGATATCGAAAGCCGCGCGCAGGCGGTAGACTTTGCGCAGGGGGGCGGCGGCTTCGATGTCGGGCGCCCAGGCCTTCGCGCAGGGGCTTAGAAAATCGCGGCGCTCGGTGCGCAGGGCGATGATATCGGCGCGCTTGATCTCGTCATGCTGCGCGGATGTCGGCAGAGGGAGGCCAGCCGCCGTGTGGATGGCGCGGTCGTGCCGACGCGCGATCTCATAGAGGACCTGCTGCATCAAGACGCGGCCGCCCGGATACATGCCGGCGATCTCGCACAGCGCCAGTTTGGTCGGCGTGGTGATGTCGCCGATGCGCGCCTCATGCGCGTCGTGCAGCAGCACCAAGGGTTTGACCTCGTCCCGCGCCGCCTCGAAAGCGATGATGGTGTGCAGGGCGACGGAGACCGGCTTCAACGCCGCGCCGCAATAGCGGTTGACGGTCGAAAGCGTGTCGGCGAGCTCGCGGAAATCGACCTCGGCCGGCGTGGGGTCGACCATATCGATCATCCGGCCGCGAAGGGTTTGCATCCAGATCCCGCTCATGCGAGGCCGCGCGAGTAATCGACGGATTCCTGTACGAAGGGGCGGCCCAGTTCACCCGCCAGCCCCTTGGCCGCGGCGTCGAAGATCGCCTCGCAAATCGTGCCGAGGGCGACGATCTCATCCTCTTTATCGACGCTGTTGCTGACGAGGTTGATGAGGAGAACGGACATTGAGCCGGCAAGGCCCTTGACCAGTTCAATCGCTGGCGATCCTTTCGCCATCGCCCGCCACTTTTCATGCACGTAGCAGAGCGTGAACACCTCCATCAGAAGCGGCGTCACGCGCGCCTGTACGCCGATGGCGCCGTCCTCCTTCTCATGTTGCCTGAAGTCGTTGGCGCGCTTGGCGAGATAGGCGACAATCTCCGGCGGCGCGCTGGCGCGCAGATCCTCAAGCGTCATGGGTCTCTCCTGATAAAAGGCATGTTTCCGAAAGGGGATCGAAACGCACAAAAGCCCGGCCCGCATGGGGAAGAATGTTGCGGGCCGGGGAGTGCGCGGACGGGCAGGAGGAAGACGCCCGGCCGGATGCGAAAGTGAGAAGGGCGAGCGCGAAGCCAGCGAGCAGCGCCAGAGTGGTCAGCGCGCACAGAGCGATCATGAAGGCCTCGCGCAGGGCTTCGAGGATGACGCGCCCTCTCATGCGCGCGTCCTCGCGAGCTGGCGCGCCTTGAAGGCGTCGAGCTGCGGGCGCATCCAGCCGCGCCGCAGCAGATCCTCGAAATAGACGACGCCGGCGCCGGCGAAGATTTCGAGGATGTCGAGCTTCATGCGCTCATCCGCGACCACCTGGTCGGTGATGAAGCGGCGCGGCCCAAGCGTTGCGCCGATGGGGCTTTGCGGCGGATCGTAGAAGGCGGGCATCACGCGGCCTCCTCACGGTCATCTTCGATGATGATTTGAAGCGTCTTTGCGCCGCGCAGATCCGTCTTTTCGAAAAGACTGAGAATTCCGCGCCGGGTGATATGGCCCGCGATGGATTTTTCGCCGGCGACGGCTCGATCCGCCGCCTCGATGGCGAGCGCGAGACCGCCGACTCCATCGAATCCCCAAGAGAAGAGCAATTTTCTCGTCATCACGCGGCCTCGCTGACGCGGGCGCTGATGGCGCGGCGGCGGATGCGCTCGACTTCCAGCGCGCCGGCGTCGAAGCGGAGGATGGCGGATGCGTCGAGGCCGAGCTCGGCGCGATAGCGCGCGGCGCGGCGGTCATAAATGGCAAGATCGGCGTCCGGCAGCGCGCTCAGCACGAAGCGCATGGCGCTGATCAGGATCTCGTCAGCGAGATCGCGTCGGGAAAGATTGGGAGAAAGGGCGCACATGGGCGGCTCCATCGGGTTCGATGGAGCTAACCTAGTGGGCATTTGCCCATCATGTCAATGGGCAAAATGCGTTATTGCGGCGGCGATGGGCAACAGCCCATTGGAGGAGGGGAGTCGCATCCGATTCTGTGCATAAAAAAGCCCGACGCTGCGCCGGGCTGGAAGGGTTGCGCGCTCAATGCCCGCGCTTCATGCGAGCAGTTTAATCGGGGGCATCGGCAGCGTAGATATGAAACCAGAGCCCTGCTGACTTTTGCAGTATATATCTGCGCTCCGCCGTCTTTATAGTTATACTTTCACCAACTTTTAATCCTTTAAACAGTACAGATATAATTTCACTCTGGTGTTCAATGTCCTCATCTGTGCCTGCGGCAAATATCGCCGCCTCGTACGAGATAATACATTTTGCCGCGTCAATATCATTCGATGTTGTGCAGATCATCGTCAATCCGACGATCTCGCTGCCGCCCTTTTCCGTTTCTGCCATCACAATCATAAAGTTGCCGAGCTTATAAGTGCAGACGGTTCGCTTATCTTCTGAACCATCCTCGCAGCGCACCTTATTCAGCGAATAATGCTGCGACTCCACTTTCGAGAACGCCTTTTTGAAATCAGATGTGATGCTCGAAAATGTCAGTGGCAGTTTGTCGCTGTCTGCACTCACCGGCTTGGGCGTAAGAGCTAGGAATGCGGCGGCGGCTAGCAATTTTAGGCGCATTGTTTCACTCGCTTTCGTCTCGACGCGCTTTGCCCACGATCGGGTAGCGAAGGGCGCCGTATGGCTTTGCTCAACGCGATATTTTTTCCCAGTATCCACCGAGCGTAGCTGACGAACGTTATTCGTCAAATACCTCGCGAGCGGGAATGATTCGCTGGATCAGCTTGATGTCTGTGTTTGAGAAGCTCTGATCTCCTGGCGGATTGAAGCGGTGACAGACATAGCGCTTCCCGTCCTTTTCGATGAGTTGCCGGAAATAACGGCGCGGGCCAATCTCCCGAAGTATGGGATGCATTTCAATCATGACGTCATCGCCTGGCCGCGCCTCGGATTTCGCGTCGATGAAAACGAGATCATCCTTGGTCAATGTCGGAGACATCGAGGCATCCGTGATCCTGACGGCGTAAATACCGGGTCGCCCCATCAGCCCCTTTGGTCGCGGGATGCGGCCGGAGACGCGCTGCAAAGCGTAAGAAAAGTCTTCCCCAACAGCCTCCGCGCCGCCGTAAATAATGACCTCGCCATTATCGTCTGGCTTATTCGTCAGCGGTTTTTCAGCCGCGCCTGCTGCATGGAAAAAGACGGGCAGCTCCGGCACCGGCGACTCGGCCACCCCTGCGCCTCTCGCGTTGCCCTTCGCGATTATTCCCTCGAGCGCCGCGAGCGGCCCGAATCGGGGCCTGATCGTCTCTTTAGTGGGTCCGGGTCCCTTGGCTCGCGCAACCCAATCGACAAAGTTTGGGTCTATGGTCGCGACAATTTCTTCGATTGAATCGAGCTTGCCGCGCCCGCGCCTGATGACGTCTCGGGCATAGGTATCGCCATGCTTGGTCCTGCTGGTCGCATTTTTCATATCGATCTCAGCAAGAGCCAAAAATTCTGCAAATCGCTTTCGGACCATGTCATCCATAATGGGATATTGCCCACTTCATTGCCCATAAGCGAATGTGCAAATGCCTATTGACACGATGGGCATTTGCCCACTAGCATCGCATTATGAAAGAAACCGAAGACCTCCTCCACGAAATTCAAACCTATCTTATCGCGTCGCGCATGGCGCCCTCGACGTTTGGTCGGTTGGCGGTCAACGACGGCAAGCTGATTTCGCGGCTGCGGGCCGGAGGCAGTGTGACGCTGACCATCGCGTCCAAAATTAGAAGTTACATTGATGACCATCCTCCACAGGAACATCAGCCCCCTTTTTCCGTGGCGGGAGACGCCTCATGACGTCCAAAAGTCTGGCTGAGGCTCAACCGCAGGTTGTTGAAGATATCGCGGGCGGCCTGGTGATCGGAGAGGATGGTCTTGTGCTTATCGAGATCGGGCCTCTGAGCCTTTCCCTGACCGGCGATGAAGCCGATGAGATCGCCGCCGCGATCGGGCGCGTCCGGGCGCAGCAACGCGCGGCGGAAGGCGGCGAGTCATGAGCATCGCCGCCGCATCGATCTTTGGCGAATGGGATGGCCAGCGCTGGCGTTTCTCAAGCGAGCCTTCGCCCGCGCCGCATCTCGATGAACAGATCATGGATGAGGGCGATCTGCGCGGCGCGCCCGGCCTTGTCGTCCTCTTCGAAGCCGAGACATCCGAGCCCGGCCTTTGCAAGTTCGGCGAGGCTATCGTCCTCGATGAAATCGATATCGCTTTCCTGCGTCTCTATTTTCCCGAGCACCCGCTGTGCCAGGCGCCCGTAGGCTGTCGAGAAAGCGAGGAACGCGAGAAACAGGCCGGTTTCTCCCTGCGGCAGACGGACCCTCTTGATCGTCATCTTCTGGAGCTCCTGTTCGTGCGCAACCTGCGCGCCCTGATAGCGGACATCATAGGACGCACAGCGCCGGGGCAAAGCTCATGAGCCGCGCGCATTGTCCGCAGCCGGACGCTTGTGGCGCGCCGCCGCATGGGCCGTGCTTCAAATGTGGGGATACGGAGTATCTGTCCCGCCGCATGCGCGCGCGCAATCGCCTGCCGGGCTGGGTTCCACAGGATCTGCGCGGCGAATGGATCGATCTCGCGATCGAGCTTGGCGAGGTCTACGCCGCCGCGCAAATCCTCGCCTTGATGCGGGAAACGCGCCCGGTCGAGGTTTTGGGATGAGCGGCGTCACAGCCATGAGCTCAAATCCAGCCGCGGCTGTTCGCGCGGGACTGCGTTTTGCGGCGAGAAGGCGAGCTCGCCTTCATGCAGCGCATGGAGAATTTCGCCGAGGCGGTCTTCGGCTTCGCGCATGGCGGCTTTACCGAGCGGCGGCGCGATCGTCCAGTTTTGCTGCGCGCCGCCGAGCGCGAGGCGCAGCCGCGCGAGCCATCCGGCTGGCTTCGGCGCGAGGCGCGCACAGCGCCACACCAGTTTTCCGAGAGCGGTTTCGAGAACCAGAATCCGCCCCTTCAACAATTCGATTTCTTCCGCCTCGGAGCGCGTGATCTCCGCGTTCATTCGGGTTGATCCTTGTGTGTTGTTTCCTGGCCGCTGAGCGTTGGCGCGCTTTTTGGCCGTGTTGCTTCAGGTGTATTCACAAATGTCTGCGTCTGCCGGTCTTTTGCCCTTCAATGATCTGCGGCCTCAAGCGTCTTTAGAGATGCCAGAGGACGCTTTGAGAATGTGCAAAAATCCTTTGAGAGATTCGCAAAAGAGCGACGTT
Protein-coding sequences here:
- a CDS encoding DUF5131 family protein produces the protein MGDKSKIEWTDASWTPIRASSQDGDGWHCEHVSEGCRNCYSERMNLRLGSGLAFKPGNLSIVDLFLDERILLQPLRWKKPRRIFVCSMTDIFADFVKDEWIDRIFAIMALCPQHTFQVLTKRSARMRAYISEVHETWCKRGPPAPGSERIYEAALAITGAEWLPETPAEWPIKNCWLGVSAEDQKNANARIPDLRATPAAVRFVSIEPMLGPIDLDSTLGGTLWIGGQRGCDGMHRGIGTPECPRQLHHHHDERCKRGLDWVICGGESGPNARPMHPDWARAIRDQCAAAGVPFFFKQWGEWETSLDRDHDDPDWRADYTYDYVNHGKSKWLNRDGGCGFHGDRFHVMRRVGKRAASRLLDGREHNEFPGASQ
- a CDS encoding helix-turn-helix transcriptional regulator, with the translated sequence MDESANDGQLLRAKDVARILCISPRMLQEHVKDGTLPRILTGRGKMRKHYAFDPADIEAFKRERKEFGGRSCQSTSRKTRRSTNLTSSSDVFDFQALRAKLREEKRKR
- a CDS encoding phospholipase D-like domain-containing protein, yielding MTSRKFVAILLVGTVLDAALFRGVPALWQAKADPAPIVHYAPAENLERIDVALINEAKVSIDMAAYVLSDVAVIEALTRAADRGVALRIYLYEDQIRDYGKPYEALQDLKITPGVEIRVKSASTPLMHLKSYTVDGRVLRSGAANFSASGLKRQDNDLIILESAEAAAAFKRNFEVIWANGGGHG
- a CDS encoding tyrosine-type recombinase/integrase, with the protein product MMGVAAQRYWTEVGQHHSGAETTLTNLNRLCNYFGNAMRLDQISDDDVAKLVAWRRAQTVRGRKLVRDPQNPKRRIAPPTIAAATVNRSTIEPLQKLFNRAARVWRIPLKNEPDWRKHLLKEPTERVREVRAAEEGAVREAVRRDFLPLVCFARAAGLRLSECLLRKDSVDLAGGRIRTIGKGGKLIDHPITFEMRAILMSEMANPTDYVFTYAAARAKPGKEGHARGARKPITASGLKTMWRRAKNRGGGPSIPADLRFHDLRHDFATKLLRETKNLKLVQKALHHSKIETTTKYAHVLDEEVLAGMEAASRRRLGTSET
- a CDS encoding helix-turn-helix transcriptional regulator translates to MKNATSRTKHGDTYARDVIRRGRGKLDSIEEIVATIDPNFVDWVARAKGPGPTKETIRPRFGPLAALEGIIAKGNARGAGVAESPVPELPVFFHAAGAAEKPLTNKPDDNGEVIIYGGAEAVGEDFSYALQRVSGRIPRPKGLMGRPGIYAVRITDASMSPTLTKDDLVFIDAKSEARPGDDVMIEMHPILREIGPRRYFRQLIEKDGKRYVCHRFNPPGDQSFSNTDIKLIQRIIPAREVFDE
- the ssb gene encoding single-stranded DNA-binding protein: MTGVNKAILIGHLGRNPDIRHNRAGDQIATFSLATSESWRDKATGERKDRTEWHNVVVFDENICKVVEQYLKKGSLVYLEGKIRTREYDGKDGIKRRATEIVLERFRGELQMLTSQSNRPPPAEDADAYGTTSTRTEADKSISEAINDEIPF
- a CDS encoding DUF2303 family protein, translated to MVEKKETPATPIQHAQGEALLTPSAEAALLVSRRDVLDRLTELARESREVELVELPAPEGSVGIPSKVPALIKYGEKPEIVPLDSFFAAHRTAPQRRAGTAEVTTLASFCDLVNRHKDEHSAIFAKTSWPDPSLTALIDYHQTDKTARFGRHRINYAFPLTDEFKTWMKGNGFAMEQGIFALFLEEHAAELAAPLDAERTEYELLFKERFAAPIEVINLSRNLEIYVGQKIKRTERLQTGERTVVFDTQHSDAKGEPVDIPGIFMVSVRAFVDGDPVRIPARLRYRSGGGEIKWSYALYRPEYWLRCQVQDDLATAAALTGLPTFEGAPEQ